The genomic DNA CGAGCCGCGACCGAGCCTCCCGGGTATGCGCGTGTCCGATTCATCGGCTGCATTGATTCGCTACAGCTTCGATCGGCTGGACCGCCTGAACGGTTATTCCGCCGGCATGACCGCGCCGGCGTGGCATCAGCTTCTATGGGAGGCGCAACAGAAGCAGGCAAGGATCAGTCCGGCGGCATCGTTGCGGATACGTCGTGAAGTGGGCTTGCAGTTGCTTTTTGATATCGCCGTCGAGCTGCGCGAATGCCATGACTTCGCCTTGCCGATGCCGGCTGTTGCAGCCGCATACGAACAGATGTTGCGCCTGGCCGCGCTGCGTGGTCGCGCGGTGCCGCTGCGCGACGATGTCCTGGACGCCATCGTAAGCTGTTTCGTCAAGGGCGACGCCGACGCTGACGGCATGCTGGTGCGTCATGTCGCGCAACGCTGGTTCAGCGGCCATGCCATGGGGCGCGTTCCGCCTGGCGCTCCCACGCCGCCGCTGGTGAAGGACTTCGACTATCGTGCGCGGCGCCAGCGCCTGCGCCTGGACGACAGCCAGCCCAGGCGTGCGGCACTGGATATCTATCGCCGCCCGGAGCATCGGCTGACCAGTCGTCTGTTGCACGGGCTGAATCTGCTGGCGGTTCCTTTTGCGGTGCGTACGGCTGGACCGGATTTTGTCGCCGGGGTCGGCTTGGAGCGCTTGCAGGAACAATGGGAGTACAGCTATTCCGCGGCGACCGAAGCGGCATTGGTGGAAGCGTCGGTCTATGGCGTAACCGTGCCGTTGGCCGTGGCGAATCGCTTTTCCGCGCGCCTGGATCGGCTCCATGCCGATGGCCAGGCCAAGGATGCTGCTGCGGCAGCCGCCATGCTGGCGCAAGCCTGTGTGCTGGGTCTGCATGATCACCTGCCGCGCACGCTCGACACCTTGCGTACGGCGATCGCCGGCGATGCCTCGTTCGAGTCGGTTACCAAAGCGGCAGGCAGCATAGGCTTGCTGTGGGAGTCGCGCGAGCCTCTGGAGGCACGAGACGCGCGTGGCATTCCCGTCGTGCTGCAATCGGCCTATGAGCGTGCGATCTATCTGGGTGCCTCATTGCGAAGCATGCAGGGCGACGGCTCCGCCCTGGTCGAGGCACTGGGCCGTCTGCGCGAGTTGTTGATCAGTGCGGCCGGCCGTGACCTCGACGCTGCACTTTATTGGGACATGGTCGGCCAGTTGCACGCAGGCCATCCCGCCGCGGTGATTCGCGGCGCTTGCGCCGGGTTGCTCTATCTCGCCGGACAACTCATGGAAGGCGACCTGGGCCAGGCCCTGGCCGGCCACTTGGGTGGCTTGCGCGATCCGAAGGATGCAGTCGGTTATCTGCGTGGATTGCTTGCGACTGCACGAGAAACCGCGTGGCAGCAGCCGATGGTGCTCCAGTCGCTCGATGCGTTGTTGCAGCAGTGGGGCGAGCCGGCTTTCGTGGCCTGTCTGCCGGAGCTTCGCCTGGCGTTTTCCAGCATGACGCCGAAGGAGACCGACCGTGTGGCCGAGGCAGTGGCCCAATTGCATGGTGCCGCCAACCTGGGTCGGTTGGTCGACTATCAACTGGATGAAGCACAGGTTCAGGCCAATCTTGCCCTTTCGGCCGTGCTGCGTGAGGTCTTTGCATCCGATGGCCTGGACGCATGGTGGGACGCATGAATCCCCTGGACCGCTGGCGCCTGGTATTGGGGCGATATGCCGACAGACGGTTGCCGGGCGCTGCCGGTGGCAGTAGCGGCTATGCACGTATGGATCGCGCCCTCGATTACCTTTATGGCCGCGAATACAAGGGCAGGGGACTGCGTCAGGAGCTCGGGCCAGGTTCCCTCGACCCATCTCAACTCACCTTGGTGACCTGGCTCAACGAGGTGCGCGAGCTGTTTCCGCAGGACACGGTCGAAGTGATCGAGAAGCACGCGCTCGACCGCTACGGGATGACCGAGCTGGTCACCGATCCGCGTACGCTCGAACGGCTGGAGCCGAACCAGCAACTGCTGCGTACCTTGCTCACCTTGCGCGGGCACCTGAAGGGCGAAGTGCTCGAGGTGGCGCGACGGATTGTGCGCAAGGTGGTGGAGGAGCTCAAGCGCAAGCTGGAATCTGAAATACGCCAGACCCTGACCGGGCGCTTGAATCGCTTTCGCCATTCACCGATGGCGATAGCGCAGAATTTCGATGCGGCCGGTACGGTACGGCGCAATCTGAAGCACTACGATGCAGAACGCGGCAAACTGGTGATCGACCAGGTGCGCTTTTTCGAGCGCAATACGCGGCGTCTGCCTTGGGACATCATATTGTGCGTGGACCAGAGCGGCAGCATGGCCGACTCGGTGATTCACAGTGCGGTGATGGCCGGCATCCTTGCCGGACTTCCGGCATTCCGCGTGAAGATCGTCGTGTTCGATACCAACGTAGTCGATCTGACCGGCCATTCCCACGATCCGGTCGAAATGCTCATGCGCGTGCAATTGGGTGGCGGTACCGATATTGCTCAGGCCGTCCGTTACTGCGCACAACTGGTGGAAAATCCGCATCGAACCGTCATGGTGCTGATCACCGATTTTTGCGAGGGTGCATCACCGGGCGAGCTGGTGCGTGCCGTCAAGCAACTGGCCGAGGCCCGCGTCAGGTTGATTGGCCTGGCCTCGCTCGACGGGCAATCGGATCCGGTATACGACCGTCAGATGGCCGAGCGCCTGGCCGCTTGCGGCATGGAGATCGCCGCGCTGACACCGCAGCGTCTCGCGCAATGGCTGGTCAAGGTGATCTCGTGAGTACCGTGCGCGAGCAATTACAGGCCCAGCTATCGCGTTATGACGACGATGCATTCGCGGCACTCGCCAACCGTGGCCTGTTGCGCCGTGCGTACAAGGATCTGGAAAGCCACGCGCCGACCATTGTCAACGAGTCCGATGAGGCACTGCATCTTGCCTTTGCCGGACAAGAGGTGCGTTTTGATCTGCGCGGGCCGGCGCAGGCGCAATGTAGTTGCCCGGCCAGCGGCGTGTGTCAGCACATGCTTGGCGCGGCTATCGGGCTGCGGCGCCTGTTGGAAGAGTCCAGCGCCGGATCGGAGCAGCGCGATACGGTCGAACCGAACATGGCTCCGATCGCCGAGCCTGCCGCTTCTGCCGTGCCCTCGAATGAACTGCTGCGCGATGCGCTGCTTGCCATGTCGTACGCCGATCTGCTCAAGCACGCCGGCAAGGCCGGTTACCGCTGGGCCTGGCAGTGCGTGCAGGATCTGGAGCCGGAGCAAGACATCCGATTGAGCGGCGAGCGCAATATCGTGATCGAGCTCATGCGACCGCGCATGAGCTTTCGCTACATGGGAGGAGCGCTCGATAGCTTGATCGTGGATACACAGACCGCACAGGTGGCCAAGTATCGCGTGGCTGCCGTGCTTGCATTCCAGCGCGCGCACGGTATCGCGCTGCGCGAACCCGATGCACCAGGCAAGCTCAGGAACGCCGAACTCGATCTGGGCAAGGATCATGCGCTTGCACAAACAGGCGTGGTGGCTCTGCTGGACTCGCGCACACGTTTGCACGTGGCTGTGCGTGATTTGTTGCAGGAATGCATCGCGCTAGGTCTGTCGCATCTGTCCGAGGCAGTGCAGCAACGTTATGCGACGCTGGCGGTATGGGCGCAAGGCGCCGAATACTACCGACTGGCGCTGCTGCTGCGACGCCTTGCCGATCATGTCGAGTTGCTGCTCGATCGCGCCGGCAACGCCGACGAACACACGCTGCTTGACGAGATCAGTCTGGCATTCGGCCTGATACTGGCGTTGGGCCGCACCGGTGCCCATGGCCCACCAGCACATCTGGTCGGGCGGGCACGCACTCGCTATGAAGCGGCAGGTACGCTCGAATTGTTGGGACTGGGTGCCAGCGCCTGGCGCTCCGCTTCGGGTTATATCGGATTGACGATGCTGTTCTGGTCACCGGCCGACCGTACGTTTCTCTCGTGCACCGATGCACGCCCCGAGTCCCAGGGCGGCTTCAATCCTGTCGCCCGCTACAAGGCTGCCGGACCATGGGGCGGCCTGGGTGCACCAGCGCAAGCCACGGGACGTCGCCTGCTGTTGACGAATGCGCAGCTCAACGCGGCGGGCCGTCTGTCGGCAGCAGAGCATACGAACGTGGCGGTACAGCAGGTTGCCGCACATGCATTTCTGCAACAGCTTCAGCCTGCCGCAAACTGGCAGGTGTTGCGGCAGGCGAGACAGCTGCAGCAACGCAGCCTGTTGGCCGAGGCCCGCCCCATGAACGACTGGGTGGTCCTGCAGCCCAGTCGCATCGGTGCCGCCCATTTCGACTCTACGCGACAGGTCCTGATCTGGCCGGTGTACGACGAAACCGGCGACGGTCTGATGATCGAGTTGCCCTATTCGCCTTATACCGAGCACGCCATTGCTCGCATCGAACAGTTGGCCGGAAGGACCTGGTTTATCGGCGACCTGCTGCTGGTGCGCCTGCGTGACGGAGCGACTGGAACGATTGGCGAACCCTTGAGCATCATCAAGACCGGCATGGCGGACGATGCCAACCCGGTCGACGCGTTGCATTTTGACGCCGGCCCCGCACCGGACGCATTGTCGGAGTGGTTGAACAAGTCGAGGCGTCCGCCCAGTCATCCGGGAGCGGATCGCGGGCAGTCGGGTCGTCCATCCGCGAGTCCCGAGCGACTGCGCAGTTTTCGCCATTGGTTGCGCCGGCAAGCCGAGCGAGGCACCGGCGCGGAGTCGGCGATTCAGCTATCGGACGAATTGTCCGGATGGCAGTCCAGGCTGGTTGCTGCCGGCCTGACCGCCTTTGGGGGCTTGAGCGAAAAGCTCGATGTCACCGCACGTCTATTGGCAGCCAACTACGTCTGCATGCAATGCGAGCGCATGATCGATGGTTCGGACGGTTCGATCAATTTCTGACCTGCGGCAATGGGCGAACCATCGTTGCGTGACGATGGGTGCAACCAGGTGCCGGGCCGTGCGGAGCATGGTTTATGCCCGCTACACTGGAGAGGTCCGGTGCCCCGCCGGGGTCGTACTGGTCAATGGAAATGCGATACTTTTGCGGGCATTTCCTGCTATTTACGCCGGTCAATACTTTATAATTCAATAGCTTAGGCCTCGTATGCTCCTGATGATCGACAACTACGACAGCTTCACCTTCAACCTCGTGCAGTACCTGGGCGAGTTGGGCCAGGACGTGAAGGTGGTTCGTAACGATGCGCTGGATGTGGCGGGTATCCGCGCGCTCAGGCCGTCGCACATCATGATTTCGCCGGGGCCGGGCACGCCGGATGATGCCGGCGTATCGCTGGACGTCCTGCGTGAGCTTGGCGCTGAGATTCCCGTGTTCGGCGTGTGTCTGGGACATCAGGCGATCGGCCAGGCCTTCGGCGGCAAGGTGATTCGCGCCAAGCAGATCATGCATGGCAAGACGTCGCCGGTGCGCCACCGCGGCGAAGGCGTGTTCGCCGGATTGCCCGATCCGTTCGAGGCCACGCGCTATCACTCGCTGGTGGTAGAGCAGTCCTCGTTGCCCGATTGCCTGGAGGTGACCGCGTGGACCGAGCACGCCGACGGTTCGATCGATGAGATCATGGGCCTGCGCCACAAGACGCTGCCGGTGGAAGGCGTGCAGTTTCATCCAGAGTCGATCCTGACCCAGTACGGTCACGATCTGCTGAGCAATTTCCTTGGCCTGCCGCTGAAGAAGCTGGCGGCATGAATGCACGGCAAGAGAATGTAGGGCGCCGGGTGAGCATCACGCCGCAGGAGGCTCTGCAGCGCACGATCGAGCACCGTGAGATCTTTCACGACGAAATGATCGAGCTGATGGGCCAGATCATGCGCGGCGAAGTCAGCCCGCTGATGACCGCAGCGATCATCACCGGCTTGCGCGTCAAGAAGGAAACC from Dyella sp. GSA-30 includes the following:
- a CDS encoding aminodeoxychorismate/anthranilate synthase component II — its product is MLLMIDNYDSFTFNLVQYLGELGQDVKVVRNDALDVAGIRALRPSHIMISPGPGTPDDAGVSLDVLRELGAEIPVFGVCLGHQAIGQAFGGKVIRAKQIMHGKTSPVRHRGEGVFAGLPDPFEATRYHSLVVEQSSLPDCLEVTAWTEHADGSIDEIMGLRHKTLPVEGVQFHPESILTQYGHDLLSNFLGLPLKKLAA
- a CDS encoding VWA domain-containing protein; amino-acid sequence: MNPLDRWRLVLGRYADRRLPGAAGGSSGYARMDRALDYLYGREYKGRGLRQELGPGSLDPSQLTLVTWLNEVRELFPQDTVEVIEKHALDRYGMTELVTDPRTLERLEPNQQLLRTLLTLRGHLKGEVLEVARRIVRKVVEELKRKLESEIRQTLTGRLNRFRHSPMAIAQNFDAAGTVRRNLKHYDAERGKLVIDQVRFFERNTRRLPWDIILCVDQSGSMADSVIHSAVMAGILAGLPAFRVKIVVFDTNVVDLTGHSHDPVEMLMRVQLGGGTDIAQAVRYCAQLVENPHRTVMVLITDFCEGASPGELVRAVKQLAEARVRLIGLASLDGQSDPVYDRQMAERLAACGMEIAALTPQRLAQWLVKVIS
- a CDS encoding DUF5682 family protein translates to MNADSPDIAARLNAAGLRALGASLVTPELIIFPVRHHSPGCALHIQRMFEEQAPSVVLVEGPRSFTPLLPLLTDAQARMPLAIYTYAVHSVQAGAGERRSAAYYPFCDYSPELVALRAASAAGVPTRFIDLDYAEQSLLEQRAEQVDEEAMSLLDERHYRRSRYLQVLAEQLGCRDHEELWEHLFEATASGRSSGDYITDIAAYCQLSRVDSSEQELKADGTLQREAEMAWHIREAVRRREPGEGPVLAVVGGFHAVVLPELLARDEPRPSLPGMRVSDSSAALIRYSFDRLDRLNGYSAGMTAPAWHQLLWEAQQKQARISPAASLRIRREVGLQLLFDIAVELRECHDFALPMPAVAAAYEQMLRLAALRGRAVPLRDDVLDAIVSCFVKGDADADGMLVRHVAQRWFSGHAMGRVPPGAPTPPLVKDFDYRARRQRLRLDDSQPRRAALDIYRRPEHRLTSRLLHGLNLLAVPFAVRTAGPDFVAGVGLERLQEQWEYSYSAATEAALVEASVYGVTVPLAVANRFSARLDRLHADGQAKDAAAAAAMLAQACVLGLHDHLPRTLDTLRTAIAGDASFESVTKAAGSIGLLWESREPLEARDARGIPVVLQSAYERAIYLGASLRSMQGDGSALVEALGRLRELLISAAGRDLDAALYWDMVGQLHAGHPAAVIRGACAGLLYLAGQLMEGDLGQALAGHLGGLRDPKDAVGYLRGLLATARETAWQQPMVLQSLDALLQQWGEPAFVACLPELRLAFSSMTPKETDRVAEAVAQLHGAANLGRLVDYQLDEAQVQANLALSAVLREVFASDGLDAWWDA